In Aspergillus nidulans FGSC A4 chromosome II, a single window of DNA contains:
- a CDS encoding putative FAD monooxygenase (transcript_id=CADANIAT00005212), translating to MGDTVRTDVLIVGAGPSGLMAGVWMAQMGVNTMIIDQKHNLTRCGRADGLESRTLEILDSFGLADKIWTQANHTVEIALWGAGADGRLQRQSITANSKPGWSRFYESTLSQGQVEEYLMQFVRARKHVEVRLETIPTSLEIDNMTIDHHDAFPFRVNLETAPFSPQSSFDGVATPNSELSSGQSDDSGYAGMGTMVEAKYILGCDGAHSWVRKQLGLKLEGETYDDCWGVLDIIPLTDFPDIRKRFIIKSMHGTLMMIPRERKLVRIYVELPFEAAERYRAEHNAGILMEQVATIMKPYSIRTNYVDWSTINKVGQRICRKIGPHNRIFLAGDAIHTHSPKAGQGMNVSMQDTFNLGWKLASVIKGVLHQSALETYQQERLPVAEQLIALDQRICRGMCTKRNGGVEAQNGRFDEDHRRALEQENSSMSGLAVTYQPNSLVTPTVWDTSLPSDVPPCTSRPSVARNLRVGARVPSVLILNQSDSQACHLHQILPSTGQWNLIVFGGDIVAANQKRRVAALTDALNAPDSAFAKLNNRVSIAQRGFPVLGMYLIHRAHRHSIELNDLPLVFRPWTNDGVDYGRAWVDAETYHHAGGGKLYSSFGIGPKGCMALLRPDQHLAFLSDIDDVDGLELFLRSVMPGAT from the exons ATGGGCGATACAGTCCGGACAGATGTCCTGATCGTCGGGGCCGGCCCGTCCGG GTTGATGGCCGGAGTTTGGATGGCCCAGATGGGGGTGAACACGATGATAATTGATCAAAAGCACAATCTTACGCGATGCGGTCGAGCCGACGGACTGGAGAGTCGAACATTAGAGATTCTGGACAGTTTCGGGCTCGCAGATAAAATCTGGACTCAGGCAAACCACACTGTGGAGATTGCGTTATGG GGCGCTGGAGCCGATGGGAGGTTGCAAAGGCAGAGCATCACCGCAAATTCCAAGCCTGGATGGTCCCGGTTCTATGAGTCCACGCTTAGCCAGGGCCAAGTAGAAGAGTATCTCATGCAATTTGTGAGGGCTCGAAAGCACGTCGAAGTTAGGCTGGAAACAATCCCCACTTCGTTGGAGATTGATAACATGACGATCGACCACCACGATGCGTTTCCGTTTCGCGTCAATTTGGAGACTGCGCCATTTAGTCCGCAGTCTTCGTTCGATGGCGTGGCTACTCCGAACAGCGAGCTCAGCTCGGGACAGTCTGATGACTCGGGGTATGCAGGCATGGGGACAATGGTTGAAGCCAAGTACATTCTGGGCTGCGATGGAGCTCATAGCTGGGTCAGGAAGCAACTCGGGTTGAAACTCGAGGGCGAAACTTACGACGACTGTTGGGGTGTTCTGGATATCATCCCGTTGACGGATTTCC CCGATATACGGAAGCGATTCATTATCAAGTCAATGCACGGAACTCTCATGATGATTCCACGGGAGAGAAAACTTGTGCGTATCTACGTGGAGCTTCCATTCGAAGCAGCCGAGAGATATCGCGCAGAGCACAACGCCGGCATTCTCATGGAGCAGGTTGCAACCATCATGAAGCCCTATAGCATTAGAACGAATTATGTTGACTGGTCAACAAT CAACAAGGTCGGCCAACGCATCTGCCGAAAAATTGGTCCCCATAACCGGATATTCCTTGCCGGAGATGCCATTCATACACATTCTCCGAAGGCAGGACAAGGGATGAACGTCAGCATGCAAGACACGTTCAACCTCGGCTGGAAGCTGGCCTCTGTCATCAAGGGCGTTTTGCACCAAAGTGCTCTCGAGACATATCAGCAAGAACGGCTACCCGTCGCCGAGCAACTGATTGCATTGGATCAAAGAATATGCCGAGGGATGTGCACCAAGCGGAACGGTGGTGTAGAGGCCCAAAACGGCCGCTTCGACGAGGACCATAGGCGGGCACTGGAGCAGGAGAATTCCTCAATGTCAGGTCTCGCTGTGACCTACCAACCTAATTCCCTGGTCACACCAACAGTTTGGGATACATCTTTGCCCAGCGACGTGCCGCCCTGCACCAGCAGACCATCCGTGGCCCGAAATCTCCGGGTCGGCGCGCGCGTTCCTAGTGTGCTGATCCTTAACCAAAGCGACTCGCAGGCATGCCATTTGCATCAGATCCTTCCCAGTACGGGACAATGGAATCTGATTGTTTTCGGAGGTGACATTGTGGCGGCGAATCAGAAGCGCCGCGTCGCTGCCCTCACAGATGCCCTTAATGCCCCTGATTCAGCCTTCGCGAAGCTGAATAACCGGGTCTCCATCGCGCAGCGCGGGTTTCCGGTTCTCGGCATGTATCTCATTCACCGTGCTCATAGGCATAGCATCGAGCTGAACGATCTGCCGTTGGTCTTCCGTCCTTGGACAAATGACGGTGTGGACTATGGCAGAGCTTGGGTGGATGCTGAAACTTATCATCACGCTGGCGGAGGGAAACTGTACTCTTCTTTTGGAATTGGGCCAAAGGGGTGTATGGCATTACTGCGGCCTGACCAGCATCTGGCTTTTCTATCAGATATAGATGACGTGGACGGTTTAGAGCTGTTCCTGCGGTCGGTCATGCCTGGGGCGACATAG
- a CDS encoding putative solid-state culture specific protein (transcript_id=CADANIAT00005213), translating into MRPPSPIILDYTLHDLYTSDTEDSLETVLVYYPLQYKHDHGNKEVKYVYGYNMEEEDEGATSSSTMAASLVPQRYAFSAGRMPLVILNMVAQRKLISEREENSQAAGSVPAHYLDIYRTFAQLHPDQRPSVVFAKNPDSIELGSGARIVILQPTDCVSHLPHLICPEVHYEILSKRGLALSGLPTPLSRVIDAILADYRDPSLLAEETARITGYIEHYQVPFMVKLPQSISGMGTFAVTCETDRMRIKSMLSTQLGILLRQLNQTNRHLHPCSIVLQDFVDGPVVALSMFVTKTGQPIFIACCEQLFDNKSHWIGGTISYPQQAQFRETFSTLMDKVAAFLHRKGYHGPAGIDIVTDQHSGEQFVIDLNVRVTGTFHLGPLKGHFTQRGLSEAAMTSGDFFCTRDMFEEAFSEEIRQGSLLVSGWVHHESPCKSHAAITVGSKDRDSLQEYLRRVRIVGQPD; encoded by the coding sequence ATGAGACCTCCATCCCCGATCATCCTGGATTATACCCTCCACGATCTCTACACATCCGATACGGAAGATAGCTTGGAGACTGTCTTGGTTTACTACCCTCTACAGTACAAGCACGACCATGGAAACAAAGAGGTTAAGTATGTCTACGGGTACAacatggaagaagaggacgaaggcGCCACATCGTCTTCAACGATGGCCGCCAGCCTGGTACCACAAAGATACGCGTTTTCCGCTGGCAGAATGCCTTTGGTCATCCTGAACATGGTTGCGCAAAGGAAATTGATCAgcgaaagggaagaaaattCTCAAGCAGCTGGTTCTGTTCCCGCCCATTATCTTGATATTTACCGAACGTTCGCGCAGCTACACCCTGACCAGCGGCCAAGCGTGGTTTTTGCAAAGAATCCGGACAGCATTGAGTTAGGCTCGGGCGCGAGGATTGTCATTCTACAACCTACGGACTGCGTCTCGCATTTACCGCACCTTATCTGTCCAGAGGTCCATTATGAGATTCTGTCAAAACGTGGGCTGGCCTTGTCCGGCTTACCCACACCACTGTCTAGGGTGATTGACGCCATTCTTGCCGACTACAGGGATCCTAGTCTACTCGCAGAAGAGACTGCTCGGATAACTGGTTACATTGAGCATTATCAGGTACCGTTCATGGTTAAACTCCCCCAGTCGATTTCAGGGATGGGCACATTTGCCGTGACCTGCGAAACTGACCGAATGCGGATAAAATCCATGCTCTCAACCCAATTAGGAATCTTGCTACGGCAGCTCAATCAGACAAACCGCCATCTTCATCCCTGCTCGATAGTTCTTCAAGACTTTGTTGACGGACCTGTGGTGGCCCTGTCAATGTTCGTCACGAAGACCGGTCAGCCCATATTCATCGCCTGCTGTGAGCAATTATTCGATAATAAGTCGCATTGGATTGGCGGGACCATCTCGTACCCACAGCAGGCACAGTTTCGAGAGACGTTTTCTACGCTCATGGACAAGGTGGCTGCCTTCTTGCACCGCAAAGGGTATCATGGCCCTGCGGGCATCGATATTGTCACCGACCAACACAGCGGAGAACAATTCGTTATCGATCTAAACGTTCGGGTTACTGGGACTTTTCATCTAGGGCCACTAAAGGGCCACTTCACGCAAAGGGGGCTGTCTGAGGCTGCTATGACTAGCGGCGACTTCTTTTGTACGCGAGACATGTTCGAGGAAGCCTTCTCGGAGGAGATTCGACAAGGCAGTTTGTTGGTTAGCGGCTGGGTACACCACGAGTCTCCATGTAAAAGCCATGCTGCCATCACTGTTGGGTCTAAGGATCGTGATAGTCTGCAGGAATACCTTCGGCGCGTGAGGATCGTGGGACAACCGGATTAG
- a CDS encoding uncharacterized protein (transcript_id=CADANIAT00005214): protein MGLGVLLQLLLIIDPNNYTAKASVATHTQALDHQNPDTYTKYQ from the exons ATGGGATTAGGGGTACTGCTGCAACTACTGTTGATT ATAGATCCTAACAATTACACAGCGAAGGCCTCTGTAGCCACACACACTCAAGCTTTAGATCATCAAAACCCCGACACTTACACCAAGTACCAGTGA
- a CDS encoding uncharacterized protein (transcript_id=CADANIAT00005215): MNGILQLIDQAQSPSLILGKNTDLQKKIITLCCVFTTEDTTEGYYTIFKKVYNIMHKLTGKKLTFYAIHGTGLHAIGYLSS; this comes from the exons ATGAATGGAATCCTGCAACTAATTGATCAGGCTCAGAGCCCAAGCTTAATACTTG GAAAGAATACAGACCTTCAG AAAAAAA TTATTACCCTTTGCTGTGTCTTTACAACTGAAGATACCACTGAAGGCTATTATACTATTTTCAAGAAGGTTTATAATATTATGCACAAGTTAACTGGTAAAAAGCTTACCTTTTATGCCATACATGGTACTGGACTTCATGCTATA GGCTATCTCAGTTCCTGA
- a CDS encoding uncharacterized protein (transcript_id=CADANIAT00005216), giving the protein MALSKEDLRYKKLERLQKFAEMDAIKERA; this is encoded by the exons ATGGCCCTGTCCAAGGAGGATTTGAGATATAAGAAACTTGAGCGACTTCAGAAGTTTGCAGAA ATGGATGCTATCAAGGAACGAGCCTGA